One genomic region from Candidatus Cloacimonadota bacterium encodes:
- a CDS encoding bifunctional folylpolyglutamate synthase/dihydrofolate synthase: MRYQEFLDHIYQKYSGNVKLELNRMERLLEEMGNPQAGLRGFHVAGTNGKGSVCATLEALCLAHGHSTGLNTSPHLINYTERFRINGTELPFESILATYHRLEPLFEKWDASFFEITTAIAFQIFSESKLQSSIIEVGLGGRLDATNLFIPDVAAITTIGLDHVKTLGGSLELIAAEKAGIIKSGVPLVLGRIPASPRRIILNRAKTLNAPVYLSGRDYFSRVTARRVDGIRFDYRFGRHTYRGLVTNLLGEHQAGNVALALTAFFIYANVMGIKVCARKVHHALRNINWRGRMQVLSTAPVIIVDGAHNVQGVKAMLDTLRRVWPRRRFRFLVSILADKNYPEMLRLICLNAEKIYFAQNSSDRAATLAQQAAEAVRNGVDYVEADSVAKAFQIARSDLKPDDILVCGGSLFTVGEVLSVWKN; this comes from the coding sequence TTGCGATATCAGGAATTTTTGGACCATATCTATCAAAAGTATTCCGGCAACGTCAAGCTGGAATTGAACAGGATGGAGCGTTTGCTGGAGGAAATGGGCAATCCCCAGGCTGGTCTGCGCGGCTTCCACGTGGCCGGAACCAACGGCAAAGGCAGCGTTTGCGCCACTCTGGAGGCTCTTTGCCTGGCGCACGGGCACAGCACCGGGCTCAACACCTCGCCCCACCTGATCAATTACACCGAGCGTTTCCGCATTAATGGTACAGAACTGCCTTTCGAGAGCATCCTGGCTACTTACCATCGGTTAGAACCTCTGTTCGAAAAGTGGGATGCCTCTTTCTTCGAAATAACTACTGCCATCGCCTTTCAGATTTTCAGCGAGAGCAAGCTCCAGAGCAGCATCATCGAGGTTGGCCTAGGCGGAAGGCTGGATGCCACCAATCTTTTCATCCCTGATGTGGCGGCCATCACCACCATTGGCCTCGACCACGTGAAAACCTTAGGCGGCAGCTTGGAATTGATTGCAGCCGAAAAAGCGGGTATCATCAAATCCGGCGTGCCGCTGGTGCTGGGGCGCATTCCCGCTTCCCCGCGGCGGATCATTCTCAACCGCGCTAAAACCCTGAACGCGCCAGTCTATCTTTCCGGCAGGGATTATTTTAGCCGCGTCACAGCCCGCCGGGTGGACGGGATCCGTTTCGATTACCGTTTTGGGCGCCACACCTACCGGGGCCTGGTCACCAACCTGCTGGGTGAACACCAGGCCGGAAACGTCGCCCTCGCCCTCACGGCTTTCTTTATATATGCCAATGTCATGGGTATAAAGGTCTGTGCCAGGAAAGTGCACCACGCCCTGCGAAACATCAACTGGCGCGGCCGAATGCAGGTGCTCAGCACGGCTCCGGTGATCATTGTTGACGGCGCCCACAACGTTCAGGGTGTGAAAGCCATGCTGGATACTCTGCGCCGCGTTTGGCCCCGTCGCCGCTTCCGTTTTCTGGTCTCGATCCTGGCCGATAAGAACTATCCTGAAATGCTCCGACTCATTTGCTTAAACGCCGAAAAGATCTACTTCGCCCAAAACTCTTCCGACCGAGCCGCAACCTTGGCCCAACAAGCAGCTGAGGCCGTCAGGAACGGGGTGGACTACGTCGAGGCAGATTCCGTGGCCAAAGCTTTCCAAATCGCCAGATCGGATCTGAAACCTGACGACATACTGGTCTGTGGCGGTTCGCTCTTCACCGTGGGAGAAGTGCTGAGCGTCTGGAAGAATTGA
- a CDS encoding lytic transglycosylase domain-containing protein — MIQAVSTAKKKSRFRRIVYFPLVLLLVLLILVYNPVSVRLMTLSAAVIYGLDPGIFYRLINTESRFRSFAVSPAQAIGLGQVQESTASYVHMSHRRGMLYFPPYNLSISARYLNYLHGRFGNNWTLVLAAYNWGESNVGRRMSGIRIDPEADYRERFSDIRETYGYINKIMPPAKKA, encoded by the coding sequence CTGATCCAAGCCGTGTCCACCGCCAAAAAGAAAAGCAGGTTCAGGAGGATTGTCTATTTCCCCCTGGTCCTGCTTTTGGTGCTTTTGATCCTGGTGTACAACCCCGTTTCAGTGAGGTTGATGACCCTCAGCGCGGCTGTTATTTATGGCCTCGATCCGGGCATTTTCTACCGGCTGATCAACACGGAAAGCCGCTTCCGCAGCTTCGCTGTGTCACCGGCCCAAGCCATCGGCCTGGGGCAGGTGCAGGAATCCACCGCCAGTTATGTGCACATGAGCCACAGGCGCGGCATGCTCTATTTTCCACCCTACAACCTCAGCATCTCGGCCCGCTATCTGAACTACCTGCACGGGCGCTTTGGCAACAACTGGACCTTGGTGCTGGCAGCTTACAATTGGGGCGAAAGCAATGTTGGCAGGCGCATGAGCGGCATCAGAATCGATCCAGAAGCCGATTACAGGGAGCGTTTCTCGGACATCCGGGAAACCTATGGATACATCAACAAGATTATGCCCCCTGCAAAAAAGGCTTGA
- a CDS encoding ferritin family protein: MPAFSINEIIEMAVQIERNGYAFYQEATKRKDLDDKSREFIAYLRDQELDHEKTFMALRDDADMQDLELSQDWEMVSAYLKTIVEGRIFNSEESAIRKAAGAADLAAVVENAIAFEKDTLLYFHALSDSISNPKALKVLRRIINEEVSHIMRLNDFKKGLA; the protein is encoded by the coding sequence ATGCCAGCTTTCTCAATCAACGAGATCATTGAAATGGCCGTGCAAATCGAACGCAACGGCTATGCCTTTTACCAGGAAGCTACCAAAAGGAAGGACCTGGACGACAAGAGCAGGGAATTCATCGCTTACTTGCGCGACCAGGAACTGGACCACGAAAAGACCTTCATGGCCCTGCGCGACGACGCCGACATGCAGGATCTGGAACTCTCCCAAGACTGGGAAATGGTTTCAGCCTACCTGAAGACCATCGTGGAAGGCAGGATCTTCAACAGCGAGGAATCCGCCATCCGCAAGGCCGCCGGAGCTGCTGACCTGGCTGCCGTGGTGGAAAACGCCATCGCCTTTGAAAAGGACACCTTGCTTTATTTCCACGCGCTCAGCGACAGTATTTCCAACCCCAAGGCCCTCAAGGTCTTGAGGCGCATCATCAACGAAGAAGTGTCGCACATTATGCGGCTTAACGATTTCAAGAAAGGCCTGGCCTGA